GAGAGCAGAACATAGTTGGAAGATAACgtccccccaaagatatccatgcCTCAATCCTTGGAACCAGTGACTATGCTACCTTAAAGGGCAAAGGGCCTTTGCCAATGTGATTAATATatagatcttgagatggggagattatcctggattatccaggtgggcctctATCAGGAAGAAGAGGAcaggaaagtaaaaaaaagaaatgtgatgaTGGAAGGAAAAGTCAGAGCAACATGATTGCCAGTTGGAAGTAGGCCATGAGCCAATGAATGCAGGCAGCTGctaaaagctggaaaagacaagacaGTGAATTATCTTCTAGGACTTCCAGAGGAATGCAGGCTTGCCCACACCTTGCTTTTATTCCAATGAGACCTGTTTTGGACTTTTgatctccagaactatgaggtaataaatttgtattgctttaagacactaagtttatagtaattttttacagcaacaataagaaactaatacagtcaTCTTATTGGTCAGGAGAATTCCAAGAGGCATGAGAGGAGATTGCTAAAGCCTCTAGAGTAAAGGCAACTTTGGGGGGCACTAATAGCAATGCCTATTGTGTTGCAGTTTGGACAGATTATAGAACTTTTTGTTGTTGGGGGTTCTGTTCAAAGTGGGCTGATTTTTAAGTAATAAGCATAAATGGACTTAAGTAAAACTTAAGAAATATGTTGTTTCCAGAATGCAAAAAAGCCTAAAGATGTTGGGCTTGTTGAAATGTTGTGGTGTATGAGTTAATAGTTGTTTCTTGACAGTGTTATGGATAAAGGGTCCTTAAACTGACCACATAATTCCCAGGAATATAACTGAGGTACTGGGCCTTGAGCTGTGTGTGGGGACAATGGCACATACCTTTGTGTGAACTCCTTTGTGAATGTTTCCATGTCTTGAATGAGTGTGGCATATGAACTTCCTTGGAGGAGGATGTCCTCAATGTAATGTCATACATGTGCTCCTGGAGAAACTTGGATCTGGTTAAGATCTTGCTGACAAAGATTGTTGCCACTGGTAGGGCAGTTGAAATACCCCAAGGATAATCAGGTAGAAGTGTATTCTGTCCCTTCCAAGGTGAAGGCAAACTACAGTTGAAAGCCTGttgaaatatttactgaacagaaCATACTAGCCCAATCTATGACTGTAAAGTCTTTGCCAGTAAATACTTGGGTCAAGTCAATAATTTCACTAAGATTGGGTATGGGAGCTTTAATGTGTGGGACCATGCATTAATCTCTTCCTGATCCCTACACACAGTTAGGTTAGATGTCATGACTGATGAAGGCACACATGCATTAAGAGAGTATGAAAGATTTATTACTCAAATAATAAGGCCTTTTTTGGAAGAGCAGAATAGGCTCCCAAGCATATCTAAAATATGGCTTACCAGAGCAGGGATGGACGTATAGCTTGAGTTTTCATCATGGGTAGCAGGATGGAATGGGTTTAGGGTTCCCCCTCATTGGCCTGACTTTCATGGTTTGAAACTCCCATTAAGACCAAGAGAGGGAGCATATGGACTTTCTTAACAGTTTGTCCAGATGAGGCACAGAAGAGGGAGTGGGAGACATGGCTTGAAACCTGTCAGCAGTCAAACATCAAAAACAGACTCAGACTTTGTATTACACATGGATAATGAGGGAGAAGCCAAGTTGGTAAGTAGAGGTGCAGAGGACTACTATTTCATTAAGCCATCAAGTACCTTTTACTAAATCAAAAAATGATTTGGATGTATCactttaaataatgaaaatgaatttttcttaaatagaAAGAGCAGAGGCTCTGGAATCAAAGAGACCTGTCTTTAAATACGAACTGTACCACTTGCTATGTGTGTAACATTGACAAATTATCTTAAACtcaattaactttattttctcacctgtaaagtgaGACCGATAGCTATACCTTCAGTAAAAGCTTTTAATGGAACCTTCCATAACTGTAAATTGAAAAGCATTCATGAATCTTTGTAAGGTTCTCAATACATGTTTTCAGTACGTAAGACTGACTGAATGAGAAAGCaaccaaaccaaagaaaaatagTTCAAAAGGcaaacattcaaataaatataAGTTTATTGCAACCAACAAATTTTGCTATCATCATACGTATGTTACCCCATGTTGTGTgacatatttaacatttttaacccattcatgattttttaggttttaaagaggaggaaaaatcatACCAGGTTATCACTTGGCTTCCACCTGAAGATTATAACAAAGAATTCATGAagttttttgatttctttatgGAAGAAACTTTGGCTGGCAGgtaattactttttattatttgaacCAAAGAGTCACTATTTTAGTGATACAAATGAGTGGATGGAGATATGTATGCTTGGACTGAGGATATGAGAAaggaatagatggatggatggatgaagggatagaCGATGTCGATGGTTGGATAAACAAGTACTTCTCACCAAATCATCCAGTCCCGTCACTGGGGATTCTTTCTTACTCTGTACTATCCCTCTTCCACTATAAGCATGAATATATTTGTGTAGAAAGTGGGAGTTGTTTTTTCTGGTACTTCCTTACAATATTTCACTTACAATCTTTGTGTATAATCTCCCCAAAACAGAAGCATAAGCACCTCAACCTCTCACTGTTGATAGGGAAATGAGAGCCACCTCTTTCcacttatttttcctcctttctcctcaCATATATGCATTAATGAAGGGCAGACTTATGAATATTGATTTTGTAGTAGTTGACCTTTTGTATCTTGGCCATgtgaagtctttttaaaaaacaattgacCTTGTGCAAAATAAGACATGAAGCTAATTCCTCTTGCTTCATCTTGAATGGAAAGGAACACATAACTCCTTTAAAGTAGACATAAAAGTGGAAAGACAGAAATCCATGTCTATCTGGGGTAATTACAAAAGCCTTACCCCTTCCTTTTACCTTGAAAATTCTATATACTAATCAAGGTCCTGCTCAAATTTGACTTTTTCCATAAAGCCTTCTTTCCTCACTCAGATTGGAAGATCCCAGTCCCTCCTGTACAGATCTGATCTAACCCAGTTATTTGACACTTACTGTTAGTTTATATGATCTTGCCTTGTTCATTATCTATTTTAAGTATGtgctttgtctcttctcccctaatttaatatttttatggacAGGTAGAGGTAACTGTGTGTTCttgaaacttatttttatttactcgCTAAATTTGAAATATGATTAATTAACTATATTGTAGGAATTTTTACAGCATTACTGAAATTATCTAAAATATTTGACAACCACTCCTATGTTAGgtggaatctttaaaaatacacaggagaggggccggcccggtggcgcaggccgttaagtgtgcgtgctcctctgtggcggcctggggtttgccggttcggatcccgggcgcacactgaacgcacggcttgtcaggccatgctgtggcagtgtcccatatagagtggaggaagatgggcatggatgttagctcaaggccagtcttcctcagcaaaaaaagaggaggattggcagatgttagcacagggccgatcttcctcacacacacacaaaaattacacaGGAGAGGATGATTTCAGCCAATCACTTCTATTGTGTGATTTGAAGTTTATCCTAAAGATGAGGCAGAGATCTGCTTATTGCTAATGAATTCTCAGCCTCTGATCCTTCTGGTGTGATGTTGTAGTGGCATACAATTACAGGTGTGCCAGGGTGTTGATTCTCTTGGTCCTCCATGCAGCTGGCAGGCCTGTGATGTCTTGGGCCCTCGCACCTGTTACCTCTGGTACCTTAAAGTGCAGATGGACATCCTCACCTATTTTCCCATATGTTGTACAAACAGGAAACAGGATCATGTTCTATACAGCCAGTGCTGGGATAGCATTGCAAGAGGATAGGTACCTGGAATGATCCCATAAACAAGGTCTTAATTACTTGTCAGTAAGCTTTGCCATTATTTTCTCTGGATACCACAGACTTAATTGAAGTGCAAAGGCTAATAATGTGTTTCAGgactaggctttttttttttcactgcttAACCTGTGGACATAGAAAAGTGGAATTCctatttttatctgaaattttgAGTTCTGATACGATCAAGGAATGCCTTGGGTGAGGTGATCTGTCATATGTAGAATAcacagtgattttaaaaaatagtctgtACATCAACATGTTTGGGATAGAAGTTACTTGATAGTAACTATCAAGTAACTTCTACAGTTTGCCTGAATAACAGGATAATCACTCATAAAGAGTCAGGATGTAAATGAAGGTTAAGGAGAACATCCCAGAATTTATCAAGTAGAAAGAGATCTATGAGGTCGGCTATGGTCATAGAAGACTCCTGGAACAGAAGGGCCAACAGTGACAATTCAACTTCAGTAAAGGTAATTCAGCTGTGCCCATGGATTTCAAGAACTGAGAGTTCCAagataaattttctaatgaactGGCTTAGGGAGTGCTTGAGATGTAGATCAGAGAGGataagggagaggaggaaggaaacacTCTCAGGAGCAGAACATCTGCCAGCCTGGCTGAGAAGAGAGTATTAATGGACTTGGTGGAATAGGATGCTGCTGCTAGGTGTGGTCCTGCTTACCTGGGGATTCCTTCGTAGCCCGAGATTCTTTATGTATTGTGAAATTAACACTTGCAATGAATAtttatcattgattttctttcttttagagatacatttGAAAGCTTTTTAAAACTGATGGAACTGCTGGGACTTCAGTGCAGTCATTTGCTAAGGAGAAGTGATATCATGGATTCCTTAAAGAATGAGAACTTCGACCTGGTGATAGTTGAAAGTTTTGACTTCTGTCCTTTCCTAGTTGCTGAGAAGCTTGGGAAACCATATGTGGCCGTTCTCCCCTCCTCATTTGGTGGTGTGGACTTTGGACCACCAAGACCCCTGTCTTATGTGCCAATGTTACATTCCTTCCTGACTGACCGTATGGACTTCTGGGGCCGACTAAAGAATTTTCTGATGTTCTTTGGTTTCTCCATGAAGCAATGGCAAATCCACTCTATGTTTGACAACACCATCAAGGAGCATTTCCCTGAAGGCTCTAGGCCAATTTTGTCTCATCTTCTGAAAAAGGCAGAGTTGTGGTTTGTTAACTCTGACTTTGCCTTTGATTTTGCTCGGCCTCTTCTTCCCAACACTGTGTATGTTGGAGGCTTAACGGCCAAACCTGTTAAAGCAGTACCACAAGTAAGTAAAACCTTAGCTCTCAATATGGACTTCATGCAGAGGTCTTCAGTGCAGAGGTGGTGGCTGCCCCTGCCAGCGCCATCCTGGGAGTGAAGTAGAGTGAGGCAAGTAGGCACCTAGGGCACACTTGTTAAGGAAGTACTCATTTTCAGTGTCATGCAAGTAGAGTGGTAGCACTTGCACAACCCTGAGATTGAGGACTTCCTTAAATGTTACACTCAGAGTCCTCTCTTGCCTCGCCCTAGTCTTGACCCTGGCAGGATAAGCCTTTTAGTAAGTTGataattttcatttgcattttatgAGCATATGTACAGTAAGTGTGCAGTAAGCGTCTGTCACATGGAAGAATTGTTAAGGAGACTCACAATGAAACACACACACTGTGAAACAGAGTGTAACCAAGGCCAGGACTGCATGGGACTGACTACAGGCATTTTCTCCAGCATCCCCAGCCTGTAGAGCCTAACTCCACGTAGACCTCCTGATTCACTTTATGTGAGGTCAGACCTGGGCACTGGAAGTTGGAAAAGCTGCCTAGTCGTTTTTGAATGCCTAGACTCAACCACTGCTAGAAGTTTTCAAAATGGAGAGGAGCTGAGAATAGCTGGGTGTCTGATGCCTATCAGCACTGGGTTGCCATTTTATGGAGtttatctcatatatatatatattgccacCTAGAGGGAAGTATGATGATTTCCATTTTCATAAATGAGAGACAGAGGCTCAGGTGGTGTGAGTGATTTTCCCACCATCATTCATTTCACAGCCAGGGAGATCTCTGATTTGACCTGGGCCCTCCAGATACCAATGTGTCTGCCTTTCCTTTACTGACCTTGCATTGAGTGAGCAGGGAACGATCCATGGGCTAGACGGCCTCTGAGTTGGTGGCAGGATTTTTAGGAATGGAGCTGGGAGGGAAGGcatttcaggtgaggagagcagGGAGCCCCAGTTGTGGAGGTAGAAGTGAGATGGTCATAACTCAGAGTTCCCTCCATGACTTTGCCTAGACTAGAGAGTGGAAGGTTCAATTGCACAAATATAAGCAGGCCAGAGTGCAGGAGATCTTCCCCAGGAGAGTGGCTCAGGCCTTGGCCATAGGGAAGGGGGAGAGAATTGTTAAGCAGGAACATAGTGGGTGTAAGTGTTGCAGTGGCTGTGAAATAACAGAGGCTTTTTTCAAtacattttcttctctgtattttccaatttctATATGATGGCCTTATGTTGCTTTTGTAATTATAAAAGTCAGTTAAATAGGTCCTTTGAGATGGTAAATCAGGCATTGTTATGCTGGATGGAGTCAACCCAATAGGATGAGGGTCTAGGAGTTGGGAAGGAGCCACAGAAGCCCAGAGAGAGTCAGGATCCTAAGCAACATTTGGAAGTAAGGATTGACAAAACTGGTGTTAAAGCCAAGATTGAAACATTAGGTCACAACCCTCCTTAAGAACTGCCTGGGGAAATTGAAAAAGTGTGGTGCCCAGGTCTGGGGTTGGGACTGGGCATTGCCATTTTTAAGAGTCTTCCTATGTGGATATAATTTGCAGTCATGTGGGTGAACCACTGAGGTAGGTTATAGACTGCAAAGATCAGTGACTGAGAATATCATGGAATGTTAGAGCAATGCACGCTCTATGGGTGGCCAAGTGCCTTCCCTATTCTGTCTTCACTTCTTCTTATGCCAGAGTCCTTCTCCCAGTTTCTCCTCTCTAACCTCCAGAAGTCCTACCTTCTCTACTGGACCCTGATCCCCACTGGGATTCTTCTTTACAACCACCTCTGCTCTGGTTTTGGAAAACTCCCATCTGTCATGGACCAAAAATGAGTAGAGGGTCTAGGATGGCTCTGATACTAGGGTCAGGGTTTCAAAGAGGAAAGCTGTTCCCACCAACACAATGGGCATGACCACAATGCAGAGGATGCTGAACTGTCCCAGGGGCTATGATAATAGTTTCAGGACACTGATCTCTAGGAGTGACAAGAAGATGTGTTCAGTTAATAGCTGACTTTCATTTCATGGCTATCCTGTCTTTCATGGCCAACTTTGTTCACCTCCTTGCTTTTCTTACTTCTCTCCAGGAATTTGAGAATTTCATTGCCAAGTTTGGAGACTCTGGTTTTGTCCTTGTGTCCCTGGGCTCCATGGTGAGCAGCTCTTCATCCCAGGAAGTTCTCAAGGAGATGAACAGTGcctttgctcatctccctcaaGGGGTGATATGGAAGTGTAACACTTCTCTTTGGCCCAAAGACATCAAATTGGCAGCAAATGTGAAAATTGTGGACTGGCTTCCTCAGAGTGACCTCCTGGGTAAGAAGATCTGCATCTCTCATCACATTTACATGTCTTTAGGGCTCATCAGGGCTCTGACTTTTAGTTGGGTAATCAATTCCATGAACATGAGAAGGAGCTTCTGCTAGCTGAGAGTAAGTCTCCAGAGGGCAGGAATGGAGCAGCCAGCTGGAGTTCTTGGGGTATCAGGCTATAATTCCAATGAGATCAGATGTCAAAACACCTATCTTCCCTTCATTCTTTTCTATCCCGTGCTGGATGTCAGCAGCCATTAAAGTCACAAAGACCTACTGCATTTGTCTTGAACAAGGTCACCCAAACACAGTCCAAAATAACCTGTGAATTCTGAGAACACATACCAAGAGCACATCGCCACTGTATTTAGTGTCTCATGAGCACCTGTTCACCCATgtccccttacacacacacacacacacacacacacacacacacacagatacatccTCTTTAGCTGTGAAGGTCTGAGTGACTCATACCTTCACAACATTCATGCCCACAGAGTCTTTAGGATATGCCAAAATACCTGAGTACTGAGCTGAGCAACCTCATAGCCAGTTCTTTGGTCCATTGAGTCTCTGGTACCACAGAGTCCCCTCACTCTCCAACAGGTTTGCTCTGTGCCATCTGATGTTTCTTAGAGACTCATCACTGCCATAGCCAATGGTGGATCCGAGAGTCTTAACCAAGATGATGGCTCAAAATCATATGGGGAATTTAAGAAACATATTCCTGGTTCCACTTCTGCAAATATATGTCAGTAAGTCTGGGGTGGAGCACATGATTCTCATTTGAAAGGAACACAAGGAGATTCAGATGTACATCTCAGTTGAGGGGTATAGGCTGAGATGAGCTCTTCATTATCAACAATCATTTTAGTTACCTCTAAATAAGGGTGGGATGGAAGCTCTGAAACTGGAAATACTGAGGTGGAGGTTCTAGTCTCTGCTTTCAAGGGTCTTCTCATGTATTTGAGGAGACACATATACAGTGTAAGTTTTAATGAGTGCCACATCTGTTGTGATGTCAAGAATGTGTCAGGATTTCAGAGAAGAGGGAAATTAGTTGGCAGGGGACAAAAGATTgctcaaaagaaagaaacagagagatacacaaggagaaaagagatgagagaaacaaagaaaggcaGTGAGATGATAGAGAgaaggatggatgaatggaaagaTGGAGATATATGCCTTGCTTAGCACTATTCTCTACAGAATTTCCTGAGTTCTCAGTCTTAGCTGGGTTCTGTCTGTGGCAAGGAGTCTCTATACAAGCGAAGGCTTGGAATCCTGTATGTTGGAACATGCACCTTGAATGTGTCCCAAGCAAAATCATCTTTACTATGGTTTGAACACACTTTGAGACTCTATTGTTGTTTTCTTCTGCCCTTTCTTCTTTACCTGGTGTTCAGAAACTTTTCATTCTAAAATGTTCTGCTGTCTTTCTTATTTGCAACAGCTCACCTGCACATCCGTCTCTTTGTCACCCATGGTGGGATAAATAGCATCATGGAGGCCATCCAACATGGTGTGCCCATGGTGGGGATTCCCATCTTTGGAGACCAGCCTGAAAACCTGTTCCGAGTAGAAGCCAAAAAGTTTGGTGTCTCTATCCAGTTAAAGCAGATCAAGGCTGAGACACTGGCTCTGAGGATGAAGCAAGTCATAGAAGACAAGAGGTATGCGGGTCTCTAGGCTTGTGGTCACATAGGGTGAATGAAGATGTCAAGCACAACAGGTACCATGTGGTTCTTTTTGCAATAGAAACTGAAACTTCCAGGATATGGAATAATACGTGTGTGATGCTAACAGCTGACCTATTTCCTCTGTGAGCAAGACTAGGCAATCTAGGGTAGatgctgaaaataattttctacttTATCTCTTATGAGGAAGCCAAACTACTTACACAGGGTCTCTTTGAGAGGTCTTATATTTAGGGGTGCTTACAGTGGAATTCCAATTGAGTTGGAAGTTGCCTTTCTGTACCTAATATGCCACGCTATTtcctacctcaggacctttgtcTGAGCTGCTGCCTACAAcactccttcccttctcttctcaggATTGGCTCCTTCTTCCCATTTAGGTCTCATTCCAGCATTGCCTCTTCATAGAGGCCGTCTTTGTCTGACAGTCCTAAATAGAATCCTCTCCCACCTACTCCAATCATCGTTTATTATTGCCTTCTTAACACTTCTCAGGATCTGTATAACTCCATTTCTTTAGGTTTTAATTCATTGTCTGTCCCCCATAGTAGAAAGTAGAGAGTAAGCCTTCCCAGGACAGCAGCATGCATCTCTTGTTTTCCATAATGTTCCCAGGGCCTAGCACAGGACCTGCCACAAGGTAAGTATGAAGGAATTTGTAGGCGAGTCAATAAAAAGGCCCACTGATCTCTTAACTTACTTCCCATCCAGCTCAATGATCTCAtgtgaagagaaaaatatgtatattttttcttataactAAGAAGGACTGAATAAATTGGAATTTCAAGGGCACAAAACTGAATCAAACCTCAAGAGCTAACATAATACCTTGCACATAGGAGCCCAGCAAGTAGTTCTTGTTAGATGactgaaaaacagacacataattTGTGATTCTCAGTCCTAGAAAAGGCGTTAAGCTCCAGGGGTAAGAAAACttagaaattttatatatatttgctgTCTTATGTGTTGCAATGTTCCTTTTCTCCAGAATGGGTTTCTAACATTTTGGTATTTTCAAAGACCTAGACACAAAATGGCCATGAACCACTGGCCCTTGTAAAGGAGTCATTTGGGCTGGGCTGGTCCCCAGACCTCATGCATCAGGGCCAGCTGCATAAATTGTGGGGCCCGACGTACCATGGAAGGTAGAGCCCCTTGttataaagtttaaatatttcaagAAGCTGACAGAAGAGAATTAAATCAAGCACAGGACCTGTCTAAGTGGGGCCCTGTGCAAATATGCAGGCTACAGCTCATGGAGGCAGTGCTGGTCAACATGATGCTCTGAAGGGCAGGAAAGTGCAGGTATCCTCCCGGGTGCAACCATACTTGTCACCTAGCCCAGACATCAGCAAAAAGTTGGTGTGTGTACcgtctctccctcccccctctctaAATTACATTACATATAATTTTCTATAGTATATTATAAGCCTCCCTGTGGCAGAGACTGGTTCTTACAGACAT
The Diceros bicornis minor isolate mBicDic1 chromosome 20, mDicBic1.mat.cur, whole genome shotgun sequence genome window above contains:
- the UGT3A2 gene encoding UDP-glucuronosyltransferase 3A2, whose protein sequence is MGSPRALLLICSFLPGLLISEAAKILTLSLVGGSHYLLMDRVSQILQDHGHNVTLLLQRANLLISGFKEEEKSYQVITWLPPEDYNKEFMKFFDFFMEETLAGRDTFESFLKLMELLGLQCSHLLRRSDIMDSLKNENFDLVIVESFDFCPFLVAEKLGKPYVAVLPSSFGGVDFGPPRPLSYVPMLHSFLTDRMDFWGRLKNFLMFFGFSMKQWQIHSMFDNTIKEHFPEGSRPILSHLLKKAELWFVNSDFAFDFARPLLPNTVYVGGLTAKPVKAVPQEFENFIAKFGDSGFVLVSLGSMVSSSSSQEVLKEMNSAFAHLPQGVIWKCNTSLWPKDIKLAANVKIVDWLPQSDLLAHLHIRLFVTHGGINSIMEAIQHGVPMVGIPIFGDQPENLFRVEAKKFGVSIQLKQIKAETLALRMKQVIEDKRYKSAAVAASIIRRSHPLTPAQRLVGWIDHILQTGGAVHLKPHAFQQLWHEQYLLDVFLFLLVVTVGTLWLCGKLLGMVARWLCGARKLKKA